In the genome of Actinomycetota bacterium, one region contains:
- the fusA gene encoding elongation factor G (EF-G; promotes GTP-dependent translocation of the ribosome during translation; many organisms have multiple copies of this gene) gives GLGENHLTITFERMKRKFGVEVEQIPLRIPYRETISGRATYESRYIKQSGGRGQYAVASLEVEPLPHGGGYEFVDKIVGGAIPGNFIPSVDKGVQGAMNEGVLAGFPVVDVRVTLFDGKFHSVDSSDMAFQICASMGFKEACRQAGLALLEPIMDVHIRVPDSMLGDIMGDINSKRGRIMGTEPDSRGYQVVHAQAPMAEMARYAIDLRSITGGRGTFTMEFSHYEQVPAHLQDKVAEQARADAEAAKH, from the coding sequence GGGCTCGGCGAGAACCACCTGACGATCACCTTCGAGCGGATGAAGCGGAAGTTCGGGGTCGAGGTGGAGCAGATCCCCCTCCGGATCCCCTACCGGGAGACGATCTCGGGCCGGGCCACCTACGAGTCGCGCTACATCAAGCAGTCCGGAGGGCGCGGACAGTACGCGGTGGCGTCCCTCGAGGTGGAGCCCCTGCCCCACGGGGGCGGGTACGAGTTCGTCGACAAGATCGTGGGCGGCGCCATCCCCGGCAACTTCATCCCGTCGGTCGACAAGGGGGTCCAGGGGGCGATGAACGAGGGGGTCTTGGCCGGGTTCCCGGTCGTGGACGTCAGGGTCACCCTGTTCGACGGCAAGTTCCACTCCGTCGACTCCTCGGACATGGCCTTCCAGATCTGCGCCTCCATGGGGTTCAAGGAGGCGTGCCGCCAGGCGGGCCTCGCGCTGCTCGAGCCGATCATGGACGTCCACATCCGGGTGCCCGACTCGATGCTCGGGGACATCATGGGAGACATCAACTCCAAGCGCGGACGCATCATGGGCACCGAGCCCGACTCCCGCGGCTACCAGGTGGTGCACGCGCAGGCTCCCATGGCCGAGATGGCCCGCTACGCGATCGACCTCCGGTCCATCACCGGGGGCCGAGGCACGTTCACGATGGAGTTCTCACACTACGAACAGGTCCCCGCGCACCTCCAGGACAAGGTGGCCGAACAGGCCAGGGCGGACGC